The Numida meleagris isolate 19003 breed g44 Domestic line unplaced genomic scaffold, NumMel1.0 unplaced_Scaffold622, whole genome shotgun sequence genomic sequence TCCCCGCAGTGCTGAACAGCAGCTCGCAGGAGGAGATCTCGCTGCGCGACGTGCGCGTGCTGCCCAACTTCAACGCCAGCTACCTGCCCGTCATGCCCGACGGCTCCGTGCTGCTGGTGGACGACGTCTGGTGAGGGACGGGGGCACCTGGGGACGCGGCCCCTGTCACCTCGTGTCACCTCgtgtcaccccattgtcaccccgGTGTCACCCGCCGCCGCCGTGGCGTCACCATCCCAAGGGCTGGCTCCGGTtgtggggcggctgtggggtTTTCTTTGGGGGAGCAGGATTTGGGGATGCGTGACCCCCTGATGGGGGTTTGTCCCCCAgttgtcaccccattgtcaccccatgtcaccccatgtcacctCGTGTCACCTCgtgtcaccccattgtcaccctgTTGTCACCCGCTGCCTCCATGGGATCACCATCCCAAGGGCTGGCTCCGgttgtggggcagctgtggggtttttttgggggggcagggggggatTTGGGGTCGTGTGACCCCCTGATGGCAGTTTGTCCCCCCATTGTCACCCCgttgtcaccccattgtcaccccataGTCACTTCATGTCACCCCGTTGTCACCCACTGCCGCCATGGGGTCACCATCCCAAAGATTGGCTCTGgttgtggggcagctgtgggttttttttgggggggcagggggggatTTGGGGTCACGTGACTCCCTGCTGGGGGTTTGTCCCCCCcttgtcaccccattgtcaccccgTTGTCACCCACCGCCGcagtggggtcaccatcccaAAGGGCTGGCTCCGGTtgtggggcggctgtggggtttttttggggggggattTGGGGTCACGTGTCCCCCCCGCTGTCCCCCGCAGCCACCACTCGGGGGAGGTCCCCGTGGGCGCCTTCTGCCGGGTGACGGGAGCGGGGTCCCCGTGCCCCTGCGCCCTCAGCGCCCTGGAGGAGCACAACTTCCTCTTCCAGCTGCAGGCGCCCGAGCGGCCGCCGGAGGACGCCAAGGAGGTGAGGGGACAgcggggacaatggggacagcggggacaACGGGGTCAATGGGGACTTTGGGATTGTGGGGACAGTGGGGTCGATGAGGAtaatggggacagtggggacaatggggacagtggggacaatggggattTTGGGATCGTGGGGACGCTGGGGTCGATGGGGACgctggggtcaatggggacattggggtcagtggggacaatgggggcagtgggggcagcagggacaaTGGCGACAGcggggacagtggggacaatggggattTTGGGATCGTGGGGACgctggggtcaatggggacagtggggtcgatggggacaatggggacagtggggacaatgggggcagtggggacaatggggacagcagggacaaTGGGGGCAGTgaggacagtggggacaatggggacaatggggacgttgaggtcaatggggacatgggggacatTGGGACATGGGGCCAATGGGAACAGTGcggacaatggggacaatggggacagtggggacaatgaGGATTTTGGGCtattggggacactggggtcaatggggacgctggggacactggggacaatggggacgctggggacaatggggacagtggggacagcggggacaatggggacagcggggacaatggggacagtggggacatcggggacaatggggacagtggggacaatggggattTTGGGAtcgtggggacactggggtcgatggggacaatggggtcaatggggacagtggggacaatggggtccGTGGGGACGTTGAGGTCAATGGGGACATCGGGGagaatggggacagtggggacaatggggattTTGGGAttgtggggacactggggtcagtggggacaatggggacagtggggacaatgggggcagcagggacagtggggacaatggggactTCAGGGTCGTGGGGACAGTAGGGACAATGGGGAcgttggggacaatgggggcaGAGGAGACaatgggggcagtggggacagtggggacaatggggtccATGGGGACATcggggacagtggggacagtggggacaatggggactttggggtcatggggacaNacatggggacgtggggacaaacatggggacgtggggacaaacatggggacgtggggacaaaCATGGGGACAAACggacaatggggacagggacatggggacgtggggacaatggggacaaaCGGACAATGGGGACAaacatggggacgtggggacacattggggatgtggggacaatggggacaaaCTGACAATGGAGACAGGgacgtggggacgtggggacaaacatggggacattggggacgtggggacatcAGGACACAGgggggttggggacatgggggacaatggggacatggggacagtgggacatggggacagtgggacatGGAGATACAGatatggggacgtggggacaatggggagatggggacaatggggacgtgggggacaatggggacaatgggacatgGGGAATAATGGGGACGTGGAGATACAGatatggggacgtggggacaatgggacgTGGGGACAATGGAGATGTGGGGACAATGGAGACGTGGGGACAATGGAGACGTGGGGGACAATGGAGACGTGGGGACAATGGAGACGTGGGGACAATGGAGACGTGGGGACAATGGAGACGTGGGGACAATGGAGACgtgggggacaatggggacacggggaataatggggacatggggacaatggggacatggggacaatggggagatggggacaatggggacatgggggacaatggggacattggggacatcgggggacagtggggacattgggggtcatgggggacaatggggacattgggggatGCCGGGGACATGGGGGGCATTGGGGccattggggacactggggtcaatggggacattggggtcgttggggacatggggacaatggggagGTTGGGGACACTTGGGGGGACATTAGGGACATCCCTGGTGAcactggggtcaatggggtcaatggagACATCAGGGATGTTGGGGAtattggggtcagtggggacatcGGGGTCATTGGGGACATTTgggggacactttggggacactctggggacatttggggggacactggggtcaatggggtcaatggagACATCAGGGATGGTGGGGACATcggggtcagtggggacatcggggtcaatggggacaggggggacaatggggacagtggggacagcGGGGTCAATGGGGGCAGCGGGGACAATGGGGACTTTGGGATCATGGGGACGCTGGGGTCGATGGGGACGCTGGGGACAGCGGGGTCAATGGGGATAgcggggacaatggggacagcggggacaatggggacattggggtcgatggggatgctggggtcaatggggacttcagggacaatggggacagtggggtcagtggggacgTTGGGGTcgatggggacactggggacattaGGATCAGTGGGGACGTcggggtcaatggggacagcGGGGTCAGTGGGGACTTTGGGATCgcggggacactggggacactggggtcagtggggacaatggggacagtggggacaatggggactTTGGGAtcgtggggacactgggatcaGTAGGGACGTTGGAGTCGATGGGatcagtggggacattggggatcaatggggacattggggatcaatggggacattgggatcaatggggacattggggtcaatggggacattgggggtcaatggg encodes the following:
- the CUNH7orf43 gene encoding uncharacterized protein C7orf43 homolog, with the translated sequence MPDGSVLLVDDVCHHSGEVPVGAFCRVTGAGSPCPCALSALEEHNFLFQLQAPERPPEDAKEVRGQRGQWGQRGQRGQWGLWDCGDSGVDEDNGDSGDNGDSGDNGDFGIVGTLGSMGTLGSMGTLGGDIGVNGDIGVNEGLWGQ